The following are encoded in a window of Bacillota bacterium genomic DNA:
- a CDS encoding CotS family spore coat protein, whose translation MFGIERNILSQYKLNVRNIISCRDGFALITSQGKYLLKESNLHPGRIRFIHGAKEHLYKNGFRNLDRYLCTTKGEPYIVFDEKYHTISQMVEGRECDFGNRDDIRNATCLLANLHTASKGYIPPQNSVIRDELGKLPNIFCRRLREIKRMEKIASRRKSKFDHVYLKYVGYFYDIGKEALDYVLSPIYDKLVDETRREGIFCHHDFTYNNIFFTENGPTVINFDYCCFDLKVYDIANFIRRRMRKCNWDIGEAKVIADIYRNIGNLTPEDFYVMKLILQFPQKFWRVANRYYNSRRSWAERVLTEKLEEVIDEIEPHKRFLENYELII comes from the coding sequence ATGTTTGGTATAGAAAGAAATATTCTTTCACAATATAAACTAAATGTAAGAAATATTATATCTTGTAGAGACGGATTTGCATTAATAACTTCCCAGGGCAAATATCTTCTTAAAGAAAGCAACCTTCATCCCGGCAGGATACGGTTTATACATGGGGCAAAAGAGCATTTATATAAAAACGGGTTTAGAAATCTGGACCGTTATCTTTGTACTACTAAAGGAGAACCCTATATTGTATTTGACGAAAAATATCACACAATATCCCAGATGGTTGAAGGAAGAGAGTGCGATTTTGGAAATAGGGATGATATTAGAAACGCTACCTGTTTACTTGCAAACCTACACACAGCCTCAAAAGGTTATATACCTCCCCAAAATAGTGTTATAAGAGACGAACTTGGAAAGCTTCCAAACATATTTTGCAGAAGATTACGGGAAATAAAAAGGATGGAAAAAATAGCCTCTAGGAGAAAAAGTAAGTTTGACCATGTCTACTTGAAGTATGTTGGTTACTTTTATGATATAGGTAAGGAAGCTCTCGATTATGTTTTAAGTCCTATTTACGATAAATTGGTAGATGAAACAAGAAGGGAAGGCATTTTTTGCCATCATGATTTTACATACAACAACATATTTTTTACTGAAAATGGTCCTACAGTTATTAATTTTGATTATTGTTGTTTCGATCTTAAGGTCTATGATATAGCAAATTTTATAAGAAGAAGGATGAGGAAATGTAATTGGGATATCGGTGAAGCAAAAGTAATTGCTGATATATACAGGAATATAGGGAATCTCACACCCGAAGATTTTTATGTGATGAAACTTATTCTACAGTTTCCTCAAAAATTCTGGAGAGTGGCCAATAGGTATTATAATAGCAGGCGTTCCTGGGCAGAACGGGTATTAACAGAAAAACTGGAGGAGGTAATTGATGAGATTGAACCTCATAAAAGATTTCTTGAAAATTATGAACTTATAATATAA